The window TTCCTCGACAAAAACGAAGGCTGCATGAAACTTCCTGCAAACTATACAAACGATCCGTTCGTAATCTGCCAGAATGAAAAAGTATTTGCAGTAAATAACTGCCTCCATATCGACCTTTATACACAGGTTTCATCCGAATCTGTAGGTCCAAAACAGATTTCGGGCGTTGGCGGACAATGGGATTTCATTTACGGCGCATTCCGTTCAAAAGGCGGAAAAGGCTTTGTTTGCCTTAACTCAACAGCTACAAGGAAAGATAAAGACGGCAATGTCAAAGTTGAATCAAGGATCGTACCTTCCTTCACACCTGGAACAAACGTTACATTAACACGTTTCTTCACATACTATGTTGCAACAGAATTTGGCTGCACAAATATGAAAGGACTTTCAACTTGGGAAAGAGCTGAAGCAATAATCAACCTTGCACATCCTGATTTCCGTGACGGCCTTATCAAAGATGCAGAAAAATTCGGTATCTGGAGAGCTTCAAACAAGAAGTAATTATTTTTCACAATATTAGCAAAAACTTAAAATCTAAATTTTACGAATGATTTAAGGCGTTGTTTTTAACATATTTTTGTTAAAAACAACGCCTTTTAACATTGCGAAAATCGAAAAATAATATTCTATATACTATGTTTTAAATTTTAATACATTCAGTGTACAAGGGTATATACGCTCCATATGGCAAATTTTTATGTTCTTCGGCATTGCAAATACTTGCCTGTAAACTCTCGAATTTTCCTTTGAAAAACGCTGCTTGCCGCGGCTCTCACGCTGTTCACGCCTTTACCTATGGGTAAGCCGGCGCATTTGCGCCTCGAATAACAAAAAAATTCCCCTATCTGGAGTCAAAGAGTTGATGACGGCATTAGCGGTTTAAGAGAAAGGAAAAAGCATGCATTCGTAGCAAAAGCTACGTCAAACGTTTTTGACGCCGCTATTAGTCGGCTAATTACGTCATCAACCTATATACCATTGTGTACTGAAGATAACTTCAAATCATACAAGTATATTCAGATTAAATCATTAAACTTAATATGGATAACAAAAACCGTTTCAATTACTGCCCCAACGCGCAGATTGTCAAAAACTATGACACACTGTATTTATGTATATAATTCAAATCGGCCGTAGTTAAGGCATAAAACAGAAATTCAATTGTATTTCATATATTAACATTATAAAGCAAACAGAACTTTCCTTATATAAATAACTGCCTTCATATAATATTTTAAAATTTATTGTAAAAGACAAAAGAAATCCGTACATTTTATCAAAGTGTATGGCGGAAACACTTAAAGTTGTAAGATATGCGTGTTTTCTGACAATCATCAGCAGTTTGATTTGCTTTGAGTAACGAGAGAATTTTTATTCTTATAGGCACTTATTGGAACAGCTATTCCATATTATATATTAAAAATATCCATGATTATTTTTCTTTTCGAGATGACAGAAAGCAAAAAATTGTTAAAACGTATAGTAAAATGATATTTTGGTTATGTAAAAGGGAGATACAAAGTTTTGTTCAATCTCACTTGTTTTTCTGTCATATCAAAGCTCATTCAATCATAGTAAACTCATGGTAAAATAGCTGCTTTTTTAGTTGATAAATAGTTCTTAAATATTGTATTTATGCGTATAATCGGACTTTCTATATGAAAATTTAAATAAATCATATAATTATATTTCCAGTTTTCAATCAATGACTTTTTTACAAAATAAATCAGCGATTGTTTTAATCGCCTATACTTCTGATAACAAAAAACCGCGGTTTCAAAACTTTATATCTTGAAAACCACGGCTTTTTAATTGATCAGATTTATAGAAATAGTGCCGTCATATAAACCGATCCGCTTCTTTTCCACTTAGATTTTTAAACTTCTAATGGTTAAAACAAGTCCCATTTAATTGATGTTTTCTTTATCTTCAACAACAAGTTCCCTAATGGATGTTGCAAGAGCTGCAAGCCCCTGGATTTGCGAAGGTATAATAATCTTTGTAGCTTTGCCGTCGGCGGCCTTTTCAAAAGCTTCAAGGCTTTTAACTGCAATAACGCCTTCGCCCGGTTCGGCTTCATTAATCATTTTAATACCCTCAGCCGTCGCCTGCTGAACTTTAAGTATCGCTTCAGCCTCGCCTTCGGCTTTTTTAATCATAGCTTCTTTTTCCGCCTCTGCCTGAAGTATAGCGGCCGCTTTGGCGGCTTCGGCCCTTAATATCATACTTTCTTTTTCGCCTTCGGCAACAAGAACAGCACTTCTCTTCTCGCCTTCAGCTTGAAGAATCTTTTCGCGTCGCTCTCGCTCCGCTTTCATCTGTTTTTCCATCGAATCCTGTATTTCCTTAGGCGGCATAATGTTTTTAAGCTCCACACGATTAATTTTAATACCCCATGGATCTGTAGCTTCGTCAAGTATCATACGCATTTTGCTGTTGATTATATCGCGTGAAGTAAGCGTTTGGTCAAGTTCCAAATCACCGATGATATTTCTTAAAGTTGTAGCCGTAAGATTTTCAATAGCCCTAATCGGATTATCAACGCCATAAACATAAAGCTTGGGATCTGTTATCTGTAAATATATTACAGTGTCAATCTGCATTGTAACGTTATCTTTAGTAATAACCGGCTGCGGCGGAAAATCCGCAACAAGTTCCTTTAAGTTAACTTTTTTTGAAATCCTGTCAATAATCGGTATTGCAATATGCAAACCCGTCCCCCATGTGGCATGGTATGCCCCAAGCCTTTCAACTACATAAACATATGCCTGCGGTACAATTCTCAAGTTAATAATTACAACAATCAGTATAATAATTGCTAGAATGATAAATGCCGGCATCTTTTAGCCCTCCCTTTTAAATTAATTCCACATAAAGTTTAACGCCCCTAATTTCAAGCGCTTTAACTTTGCTGCCTTCCTTAATTATAATATTATCATCAAGCGCCCTTGCTGTCCAGATTTTACCGTCAATCTTAACTGCGCCTTTTTCTTCTATATTGTTAATCGTTTCAACAACCACGCCTACACCGCCTATAATTGCATCGGCATTTGTAGGTTCTGGATTAAACTTAAGGACTTTCCTTATAAATGGTTTTGTAAGTATTAATAAAGCTGTAGAAAAAACTACAAAAACAACCATCTGCACAATAAATCCCGTGCCCGCCTTAGCGGCGGCCATTGCCGCCAATGAACCTAAGCAAAACCAAATCGAAATAAGAGCCCCGGAGGTAACAAGCTCGGCGATAACAAAAATCGCAAACATTATAAGCCAAAATATAACATAATTAAATCCCATAATATACCGCACCTCCCATTTAAAATACGGGTTTATTTAAGGAAACCGTTCACAATCTGAGCTTCTGCCTCGGCTTCCGTTAAGCCTAAAGTCATAAGCTTAATAATCTGTTCCCCGGCAATTTTGCCGATAGCCGCTTCGTGAATAAGCGATGCGTCGACATTATTCGCCGTAATTTCCGGCACAGCCGTAACAACGGCGTCATCCATAATTATAGCGTCACATTCCGAATGTCCGACACAACGCGCATTTCCGTTTATTACCGAAACAAATTTTTGTTTTGACTTATCTTTAGCTACAGAACGTGAAACAAGGCTGACGCTTGAGTCGTCGCCATCCATATCTATTGTAAATCTTGTTTCGGCATACTGATTTCCATGAGTCAATATTTTTTCTTTAACTATAACTGTCGCGCCGGCTTTTGCACGTGCAGTAGTAGTTCTTATTGTAGAATCGACTCCTTTAAGCTGCGTTGTTTCAAATTCTACATAACTGCCTTCTTCAGCCTCAACAACAGTCTGAGGATTAATAATCCTTTCACCGGTGCCTTCGCCGCTTCCGATATGCTTTTCAACATATTTCACCCTTGCATTTTTTCCGACAAAAAACCTGTGAATTCCGTTATGCTCGCTTGTTTCGCTTCCGTCATTGTGAATACCGCATCCTGCAATAATAACTACATCCGCATTTTCACCTATATAGAAATCATTATATACCAAATCATGTATCCCCGACTCTGTAACAAGAGCCGGTATATGCACGCTCTGGTTTTTAGTATTCGGCTTAATTATTATATCAATACCGCTTTTGTCCGTTTTGCTTACAATTTCTATATCCGCTGTTGAACTGCGGCTGTCGAGCCGGCTGTTAAGCCTTATGTTATAAGCTCCCGCCGGTACTCCATGCAGATCTGAAACTTCTTCAAGCAATATGCTTTTTATATCTTTAACCATTTTTAGTTTCCCCCCTGAAAAAACTTGCAGTTTCCGGCCGCCATTTCAGCCTCCTGCAAAAGCGCCGGCATTATTTCATCCTTGCTGCCTCTTGATGATATAACGCCGTTTGCCAGCACAATAATTTCATCGGCTATACTTAAAATCCTCTCCTGATGAGAAATTATAATTATAGACCCCTTTATTTCTTTATGCATCCTTTCAAAAACATCAATTAAATTTTTGAAACTCCAAAGATCAATTCCTGCCTCCGGCTCGTCAAAAACCGAAACTTTTGTGCTTCTCGCAATTATAGTTGCAATTTCAATCCTTTTAAGTTCGCCGCCTGAAAGGGACGCGTTTACTTCGCGCCCAATATAATCCCGGGCGCAAAGGCCTACTTCGGAAAGGTAATTGCATGCCGCGGCAGTAGAAAGATTTTTTCCCGACGCCAAATCAATAAGATCCTTAACTGTAACGCCTTTAAACCTTACAGGCTGCTGAAACGCAAAGCTTATGCCCATTTTCGCCCTTTCTGTTATTCCCATGTCTGTTATATCAACGCCGTCAAAAAGTATTTTCCCTCCTGTAGGCTTAACAATCCCGGAAATAATTTTTGCAAGCGTACTTTTACCGCTTCCGTTCGGACCTGTGATTACAATAAATTTTCCGTCTTCGATTTTTAAGCTTACATCATTTATTATATCCTTTTCACCTTCAACAGTGTAGGAAATGTTTTTCAGCTCTAACATTATTTTCCTCCTTAATTAATGTATATACTAATTCTATAAATTATACCAATACTGACAAATACCGTCAACCTTTTGGCATTATTTGCATTTATCTGTATTTTATTCTAATGTAAATTAAAACAAAAAACTGTTGCAAATACAACAGTTTTTTTTGTTATCGTCAGCATATTAAATTTTGAACGGAACCGTTTTCCCATTTAATAATATTTTCAACAACAATACCGGCTCTTGCATATAGAGCTTCGTCTGAAGCAAACGCAACATGAGGCGTTATAACTGTGTTTTTGCAGTTTAAAATGGGATGATTTTTATCTATAGGCGGTTCGCCCTCAAATACGTCAATGCCGGCTCCGGCAATAGCCCCGCTCTCCAACGCCTGTGCCAAAGCTGAGCTGTCTACAACGGCTCCCCTTGCCGTATTTATCAATACAGCATTTTTTTTCATTAATCCTATTTCATTTTTACCTATAAGCTTATTTGTTTCACTTGTTGCCGGAACGTGCAGAGAAACTATATCGCTTGTTTCCAAAAGTTCTTTAAGCGGGACATATTTAACTCCCATCTTCCTGATTTCTTCTTTTTCGGTCCTGCTGTACGCTATAACATCGCATCCAAATGCTTTTGCTATAGAGCATACGCGGCTTCCGATTGCGCCCGTGCCTACAACGCCGAAAGTCTTGCCAAACAGTTCGCTCCCCACAAGCCCGGCTTTTGTTCCTCCGTTCCTGACAGCAGCGTCGCATTTAGGTATATTCCTTAAAACTGAAATCGCAAGTCCGAAAGCAA of the Anaerotignum faecicola genome contains:
- a CDS encoding 2-hydroxyacid dehydrogenase — protein: MDIVIIEPLGISLDKVKTAVKPLEDCGHNVKYYETRTEDVNELAERGKSADIIIVANLPLRKNVIENCGRLKMISVAFTGVDHIDTAYCKERGITVCNAAGYSTNAVSELAFGLAISVLRNIPKCDAAVRNGGTKAGLVGSELFGKTFGVVGTGAIGSRVCSIAKAFGCDVIAYSRTEKEEIRKMGVKYVPLKELLETSDIVSLHVPATSETNKLIGKNEIGLMKKNAVLINTARGAVVDSSALAQALESGAIAGAGIDVFEGEPPIDKNHPILNCKNTVITPHVAFASDEALYARAGIVVENIIKWENGSVQNLIC
- a CDS encoding SufD family Fe-S cluster assembly protein; the protein is MVKDIKSILLEEVSDLHGVPAGAYNIRLNSRLDSRSSTADIEIVSKTDKSGIDIIIKPNTKNQSVHIPALVTESGIHDLVYNDFYIGENADVVIIAGCGIHNDGSETSEHNGIHRFFVGKNARVKYVEKHIGSGEGTGERIINPQTVVEAEEGSYVEFETTQLKGVDSTIRTTTARAKAGATVIVKEKILTHGNQYAETRFTIDMDGDDSSVSLVSRSVAKDKSKQKFVSVINGNARCVGHSECDAIIMDDAVVTAVPEITANNVDASLIHEAAIGKIAGEQIIKLMTLGLTEAEAEAQIVNGFLK
- a CDS encoding ATP-binding cassette domain-containing protein, giving the protein MLELKNISYTVEGEKDIINDVSLKIEDGKFIVITGPNGSGKSTLAKIISGIVKPTGGKILFDGVDITDMGITERAKMGISFAFQQPVRFKGVTVKDLIDLASGKNLSTAAACNYLSEVGLCARDYIGREVNASLSGGELKRIEIATIIARSTKVSVFDEPEAGIDLWSFKNLIDVFERMHKEIKGSIIIISHQERILSIADEIIVLANGVISSRGSKDEIMPALLQEAEMAAGNCKFFQGGN
- a CDS encoding NfeD family protein, which translates into the protein MGFNYVIFWLIMFAIFVIAELVTSGALISIWFCLGSLAAMAAAKAGTGFIVQMVVFVVFSTALLILTKPFIRKVLKFNPEPTNADAIIGGVGVVVETINNIEEKGAVKIDGKIWTARALDDNIIIKEGSKVKALEIRGVKLYVELI
- a CDS encoding SPFH/Band 7/PHB domain protein, which gives rise to MPAFIILAIIILIVVIINLRIVPQAYVYVVERLGAYHATWGTGLHIAIPIIDRISKKVNLKELVADFPPQPVITKDNVTMQIDTVIYLQITDPKLYVYGVDNPIRAIENLTATTLRNIIGDLELDQTLTSRDIINSKMRMILDEATDPWGIKINRVELKNIMPPKEIQDSMEKQMKAERERREKILQAEGEKRSAVLVAEGEKESMILRAEAAKAAAILQAEAEKEAMIKKAEGEAEAILKVQQATAEGIKMINEAEPGEGVIAVKSLEAFEKAADGKATKIIIPSQIQGLAALATSIRELVVEDKENIN